Part of the Prevotella communis genome is shown below.
TTGCAGACAAATTAATAAATATTCTAATGGCTGACGAACAATTTCTTAATTCAGAACAAGAACTACAGCGCGAGCAGTTCAGGTCTCGAGATAACGAAACTCCCCAGATGCAGCAGATGATGCAGGGACAGACGGCGAATGCCAATGGCATTCCTTGTCCTAAGTGTGGCACTGTCAATGATCCCGATGCCACCTACTGTGCGCTGTGTGGTGCTTTCCTTATCACGGGCGTTTGCCCCAACTGTGGTAGTGAGATAGACCCGGATGCCGATTTCTGTGAGGCATGTCATCATTATATCAAGACGGATGTGTGCTCTTTCTGCGGCGCAAGTTTTAACGAGCAGGATGTCTACTGCCCTGAGTGCGGACAGCCTCGTGGCGGTATTGTATGTCCCGCTTGCCATACGCTCAACGATTTCTCTTTCTGTAAGCAATGCGGACGCCCCCTGACCGACCAGGCGCGTGCCATGCTGCAGCAGGTACGACAGATGCCTGAGTACAGGGAACTGGTGGCTATTGCCCAGGAGTACGACGAGCTGCAGATGCAGTTGCCCTACGAGACCGAGCAGGACAAGATGCGCGATGATGAGCTGCAGGGCTTGCGCAAGCGCGTGCTCACGTTGCTGGCCGAGGACAAGGGGCAGCATATCGACGTGAAGCCTGTGCCTAAGCGCCAGCGCGTGACCAAGGAGGAACTGGCTGACATGAAGAGCCGTAAGCTCGACCAGTTGGCTGAGTTGCTCAACCGAATGGCCATCCCCGAGGATCCCTCGCCGGCCACGGTCAGAAACTATGCGATGGCCCAGAAACCGTCGGGCGTGCGACTG
Proteins encoded:
- a CDS encoding zinc ribbon domain-containing protein; translation: MADEQFLNSEQELQREQFRSRDNETPQMQQMMQGQTANANGIPCPKCGTVNDPDATYCALCGAFLITGVCPNCGSEIDPDADFCEACHHYIKTDVCSFCGASFNEQDVYCPECGQPRGGIVCPACHTLNDFSFCKQCGRPLTDQARAMLQQVRQMPEYRELVAIAQEYDELQMQLPYETEQDKMRDDELQGLRKRVLTLLAEDKGQHIDVKPVPKRQRVTKEELADMKSRKLDQLAELLNRMAIPEDPSPATVRNYAMAQKPSGVRLAWKCNYKSALHSSPCGCAKPQMGGKWVILGHNSKQDIKDDK